Proteins encoded by one window of Brassica napus cultivar Da-Ae unplaced genomic scaffold, Da-Ae ScsIHWf_382;HRSCAF=603, whole genome shotgun sequence:
- the LOC106371123 gene encoding LOW QUALITY PROTEIN: amino acid transporter AVT1I (The sequence of the model RefSeq protein was modified relative to this genomic sequence to represent the inferred CDS: inserted 1 base in 1 codon) produces the protein MEEDNQEKQLEDGGSSSLFKTCFNALNAFSGIGILSVPYSLARGGWLSLSLLLLLAATAFYTSLLITKCMNADRSIKTYPDIGERAFGKPGRIIVSVFMHLELYLVTTGFLIMEGDNLHNLFPGFNIKMIGLRLNGKQSFMASVALVIMPTLWWDNLSVLSYVSMSGVLATVLTLGSISWVGAVDGIGFRQSGKLINWSGIPTALSLYAFCYGAHPVLPTLYNSMKSKHQFNNVLLISFILCTIGYTSMAVLGYLMYGSNTLSQITLNLPTHKTSSKVAIYTTLVNPIAKYALMITPTVNTIKDXFPSRYAKKTYLHLLISTLCIASSVVIAETFPFFGYMMSLVGALLSVTVSILLPCLCYLKISGSFKKFGFETIMLFGMVAMCVPIGVLGTYIAIRELVISV, from the exons ATGGAAGAAGATAACCAAGAAAAACAACTTGAAGATGGCggatcttcttctctctttaagACTTGTTTCAACGCACTCAATGCTTTTTCAG GCATTGGAATATTATCAGTACCATATTCACTAGCTCGTGGAGGATGGTTAAGTCTATCACTTCTGTTACTCCTAGCCGCAACCGCCTTCTACACATCTCTGCTCATTACAAAATGCATGAACGCTGATCGCAGCATTAAAACCTATCCGGACATTGGAGAACGTGCGTTTGGTAAACCAGGGAGAATAATTGTGTCAGTCTTCATGCACCTAGAACTATACCTAGTCACCACTGGCTTCTTGATCATGGAAGGAGACAATCTTCATAATCTTTTCCCGGGGTTTAACATCAAAATGATCGGTTTAAGATTGAACGGTAAACAATCGTTCATGGCGTCAGTGGCCCTTGTAATCATGCCAACTCTTTGGTGGGATAATCTAAGCGTCTTGTCTTATGTTTCTATGAGTGGTGTTTTAGCTACGGTCTTGACTCTTGGATCAATATCTTGGGTTGGAGCTGTCGATGGAATCGGGTTTCGTCAAAGTGGAAAGCTGATTAACTGGAGTGGCATCCCTACAGCTTTGAGCTTGTATGCTTTTTGCTATGGCGCACATCCCGTGTTGCCCACTTTGTATAATTCCATGAAAAGTAAACATCAGTTCAACAAT GTCCTACTTATAAGTTTTATATTATGCACCATAGGCTACACATCAATGGCGGTATTGGGCTATTTAATGTACGGATCAAATACTCTATCGCAAATAACACTGAATCTTCCGACTCATAAGACGAGCTCAAAGGTGGCAATATACACAACCCTCGTAAACCCCATAGCCAAATACGCATTGATGATCACACCAACAGTGAACACCATAAAAG TGTTTCCTTCGCGTTACgccaagaaaacatatttgcaTCTCTTGATAAGTACATTATGTATAGCAAGCAGTGTGGTCATCGCTGAGACATTTCCGTTCTTCGGTTATATGATGTCTTTGGTTGGAGCGTTACTGAGTGTAACGGTCTCtattcttctcccttgcttatGTTACTTGAAGATCTCAGGAAGTTTCAAGAAGTTTGGGTTTGAGACTATCATGTTGTTTGGTATGGTGGCTATGTGTGTTCCTATTGGAGTCTTGGGTACTTACATTGCAATTCGAGAGTTAGTTATTAGTGTTTGA